One Punica granatum isolate Tunisia-2019 chromosome 3, ASM765513v2, whole genome shotgun sequence genomic window carries:
- the LOC116198948 gene encoding xyloglucan endotransglucosylase/hydrolase protein 31-like, translated as MKRMSLHSYLPLLKSSFLLLVVVILFPCVAAQGPPSPGYYPSSKFHAIGFNEGFKNRWGPQHQTVDQGSLTIWLDRTSGSGFKSLKPYRSGYFSTTMKLQRGYTAGVNTNFYLSNNEDYPGNHDEVDIEFLGTTPDKPYTVQTNVYIRGSGDGTIIGREMKFHLWFDPTQDFHNYAILWAPDEIVFLVDDVPIRRYPRKSNKTFPSRPMWVYGSIWDASDWATENGKYKADYQYQPFIGRYKNFKLKGCSPDDSSCKAPSVAPQRSGGLTAQQNAAMEWVQSSYLVYDYCQDPSRDHTQIPEC; from the exons ATGAAGAGAATGTCTCTCCATTCCTATCTTCCTCtcctcaaatcatcatttCTTCTTCTAGTTGTTGTCATTCTGTTCCCATGCGTAGCGGCACAGGGTCCTCCTTCTCCAGGGTACTACCCCAGCTCCAAGTTCCATGCCATAGGATTCAACGAAGGGTTCAAGAACCGGTGGGGACCGCAGCACCAGACCGTTGACCAGGGCTCCTTGACCATCTGGCTTGATAGAACCTCAG GCAGCGGGTTCAAGTCCTTGAaaccttatcggtctggataCTTCAGCACCACCATGAAACTTCAACGTGGCTATACTGCTGGAGTGAACACAAACTTCTAT CTCTCGAACAATGAGGATTACCCGGGGAACCATGACGAGGTCGACATAGAATTCCTAGGAACGACCCCGGATAAGCCTTACACTGTGCAGACGAATGTGTACATTAGGGGAAGTGGTGATGGAACTATCATCGGACGGGAGATGAAATTCCACCTCTGGTTCGACCCGACCCAGGACTTTCACAACTATGCCATTCTCTGGGCCCCGGATGAGATCGT ATTCTTGGTAGATGATGTGCCAATTCGGAGGTACCCGAGAAAGAGCAACAAGACGTTCCCCTCAAGGCCAATGTGGGTCTACGGATCAATATGGGACGCGTCGGATTGGGCCacagaaaatggaaaatacaAAGCCGATTACCAGTACCAACCTTTCATCGGCAGATACAAGAACTTCAAGCTAAAAGGGTGCAGTCCGGATGACTCTTCATGCAAAGCGCCTTCTGTGGCTCCACAAAGATCGGGTGGATTGACCGCACAGCAAAATGCAGCCATGGAATGGGTACAGAGCAGCTACCTGGTCTATGACTATTGCCAGGATCCGAGTAGAGACCATACACAGATTCCCGAATGTTAG